The Corallococcus caeni region CTGACGGTGGACTCGTCCTCCACGCACGACGCGAAGAGCGCGGCGGAGTGGAAGAAGAAGGAGGGCCTCAGCCAGCCGGTGCTCATCGACACGGACGGCAAGGTGGGCAAGAGCTACGCGGCGAAGACGACGCCGCACATGTACGTCATCGACGCGCAGGGCGTGGTCCGCTACGCGGGCGCCATCGACAACGACCCGCGCGGCAAGGAAGCCACCAAGGTGAACTACGTGCAGACGGCGGTGGACGCGCTGCTCAACGGCAAGCAGGTCCCCACCGCGACCTCCGAGCCCTACGGCTGCTCCGTGAAGTACAAGAGCTGAGCCGCCGCGCGTCGTGAGGTTCCAGGGCCCGTGTCCCCGCGAAGGGACACGGGCCCTTTCATTTACAGCACCTGACATAAGCAAATGCCAATCTCTGATCTCCAAGACGTTGCGAGGACTGATGCCGAGGCCAGGTTTCTTGAGGCTCTGCTGCATCTCCAACCCGAGCTTGATGTGTGGCGGCACGAGACCGCCGAGGGACATCCGTGGCTCATCGTGTCGATGGACTTCGTCGAGGGCGGATCAGTTCGCGACACACTGCGACTCGACTTCGATGGCCGAGCGATTCGTGGTGGCTGGAGTCCAGGTCTTCTAAACTGGGACGATGGGGTCCCGGCGCAAGAAGCAGGCGTTGACGTAGGACCCCCTGATGGAATCGAGATTGAACAGGGGGCTCCTGCGGAGCTGGCAGCAGTTGCGGCTTCCTGGTTCGCACGGCACGTTCGCCAGTGGAAAAGCAGTCCAAGGTGAGCCGGTTGGAACCTCTGACAGCACCTGCCGAAAGTCAGGGCTGGGCTGGCCGAGCGCAAGGGGCATCCTCTCAGCTTGTGGTGCCTGGTCCGCGAACTCGTGTTGGGTCGTAGAGCGCACGCTGGCGTGGAAGAACCAACTGCGACAACTTCGAGTCCGCGAAGAGCGTAGGGACGACGTCCACTTCGGCTTCCGCGTCCTCGGTTGCTGCGTCATGCTCCTACGGCGCCTCTGTCCTGGCATTTGTTAGGAGCTGTTCGCGTCGGACTGACACCCAGACCGGGGGTGTCGATATTGGCGTTGTCCTTTTTCTTCGGGAAATTTCGTACCACCATGCCTGCCGCCGTCCATCCTGTACTGGAACCGGGCCGCGTCTACCGGACGAAGGAGCTGGCCCCGTGGGGGGCGAACGCTCCCCCGGCTGGCCCGGCGGCTGGTGGGCGAGGGCGTGCTGGTGCCACTGGCACACGGGCTCTATGCCTGCCCGAAGCGGGGACGCTTCGGCGTGGTGGCGCCGTCTGACGAAGCCATCATGAAGGCGTTCCTGGAGGGCAGTCCGTTCGTCTTCACCGGGCCTGACCGGTGGAATGCGCTCGGATTGGGCTCCACCGCGGTCTTTGCTTCGGCGCTCGTCTACAACACGAAGCGCTCGGGTCGCTTCGAGTTGGGAGGCAGGACCTTCGAGCTGCGGCGGGTCGCCTTCCCCCAGCCCCCGACACCGGAATGGTTCGTGGTGGACCTCTTCGAGAATGCGGGGAGCGTCAGTGTCGTGCCGGCCGCCCTGTCGCGTGCATTGACGCGCGCGTTGAAGCGAGGCGCGTTCGATGCCCGGCGGCTGGGAAAGATGTCTGACCGGTTTGGCAGGCAGAGCACGCGTGAGTGGATCCACGACGCGATCCGCTCTGCCTCTGCATGACTTCACCCGGTTTCATTCCGGTTCGCGGTGGGCGTAGTCCGGGCCCAGGCCTTCGATGCGGTAGGCGTTGCCCGGGTAGGTGCGGTTGAGCGTGGTCTCCAGGGTGGAGGGATAGCGCTCCAGTGAGACGTGGCGTTTGACGTGCTTGCGCAGCTTGAGGGCGCCCCGGACCAGACCGCCGACCCAGGCGGGTGGGGATTCGAACTGGATGGCGGGCAGCAGGCGCGGGGGCACCAGGCTGAGGCTGATGGGGGAGACCAGCGGGCGCAGCGGACGCGGCACCCAGCCTGCGAGGATGTCCACGGTGGACTGCGCCACGCGGTGGCTGGCCTCGTTGGGGACGAACTCGCGGGCCTCGTAGTCGCGGATGAAGGCGTCGTAGGCGGACTTGTCCGCCGGGATGTCCTTCAGCCCCATGCGGCGGCCGATTTCACACCAGTAATGGAACCAGGCCTCGCGCTCGTGCGCGGTGAAGGGGCGCCAGCCGTAGTCCTGCATCCACTGGATGGGGAAGTCGATGAACGTCCACAGCACGAAGAGGAAGTCCTCGTTCGGGATGCGGAAGAAGGAGTGGATGTGATTCATCTGCTCCAGCGACTGACGTCCGGCCTCCACGTCCCAGCCGCACTGCATGAACCGCGCGATGAGCAGCCGCGTGTCGTCGTAGCGCTTCTGGCCGTGCTCGCGGAACTCGCCCGTGCGGTCCAGCAGGCGGGAGACGGAACGGCTGCCGTAGGTGTGGAAGAGGGCGATCTCCGTGGACCGCACGATGTCGAACGGGAACTCGTAGTTGGTCAGCAGGTGCACGATGCGCTGGCAGTCGCGCCGTGCGTCCAGGGAGGCGATCTCCCGGCCCACCTCGGGCAGGCGCGCCCGCCAGAAGGGCTTGCGGTAGACGGGGCCGGGCACATGGGGGCCGGGCTGCTTCCCTCCGGCCGTGACGGGACACCCCGCGGGGACTGCGTCCTGCGGGGGACGGGCGTGGGGCTCCGGGTCGGTCATGGCGGGAGGCTCCGGGAAAGGGCGGACAGTTGTGATGCTAGCCCGACCCGCGACGGCACGCCGTGCCCCCGAGGGCCCGGTGGGCGGCGTGACCTTGTCGGGGAAGGGGGCGCGCCGGACCTTGTCCTGGAGGGCAGGACATCCAGACAGGAGACGCGACCATGGCCAGCAACAAGGGGCCGCCGGTGAAAGGGCCCGAGCGCACGGACACCCAAAGCGCGGAGGAACTGGAGCGGGAAGCCAGACACCAGCGTCCCGGCACCGAGCGGGGTGACGTGACGGACGAAGACGTGGGCGAGGACCGCATCCTCCAGAAGGGCATTGGCGGCTACGGCGCGCAGAAGGGCACGGAGCCCGCGAGGGAGGCGCCGCCGCTCAGCGACGACGGCGACCGGTAGCGCCGCGCCGCGGAAACCTGTCCGACAGTCGGACAGGTTTTGAACGTACCGGGCGGGAGGTGCGTCTGGGGGCTTAGAGTGCCGCCATGGCCTCTGCCCGCCTCGTACGTTCCTGCTGTGTCCTGGTGCTGTTGTTCTTCGCGATGCCAGGGGTGGCGCAGGAGGCGCCCGCACCGGATGCGAAGGCGTGGCTCGCGGAGCACAACGCGGAAGCGGTGCGCGTGAACCAGACCGCCATGGGCATCCTGTTCGGCTGGGCGGTGCTGAACATCGGCACGGGCGTCGCGGGGCACTTCGCGAGCGAGGGCGAGACGCGGGCCTTCTTCCAGGCGAACGCGGCCTGGAACGTGGTGAACCTCGTCATCGCGGGGCTCGGCTATCACGGGCAGGCCACGGCGGATCCGGCCACGTGGGACCTGGCGCGCAGCCTGTCCGAAGGGCAGCGGATGGAGAAGGTGCTGCTCTTCAACGCGGGCCTGGACGTGGGCTACATCGCCTTCGGCGGGTGGTTGTGGGAGCGCGGGTTGCGCAAGGACTCGGAGCGCTTGAGGGGCTGGGGCAAGAGCGTGCTCGTGCAGGGCGTGTTCCTGCTCGTGTTCGACGGCGTGCTGACGTTCCTCAACGCGAAGCTGAACGGCGAGCTCACGGCCCGTCTGGTGCCCGCGCCGGATGGCGTGGGTTTGATGCTGACGTGGCCGTGAGCTTCCCCGGAGGGTTCAGGCCGCCACCGGCTCGCGGCGCTGGCGGGCCCGCGCGGAGACGTCCTTGCGGCGGCCCTTGCGCAGCACGTCCAGGTGCACCTCCTCCTCGGTGGCGAGCGCCATCAGCCGCTGGAGGTCGTCCACGCTGCTGACTGGCCGGCTGTTGATGCCTAGCAGCAGGTCGTCCGGCTGGAGTCCGGCGTCATCCGCGGGCGTGCCCTCCTGCACCTTCAGCACGCGCACCGCTCGCGGCTGGCCCGTGTCCTTCGCGAGCGCGGGCTCCAGGTTCACCGCCGTGGCGGCGATGCCCAGGAACTTCCGGTCCACCCGGCCGCGCTGGATGAGCAGGCTGGCGACCCAGGCCGCCGTCGTGGCACTCACCGCGAAGCCGATGCCCTGCGCGAAGGGCAGCACCAGCGTGTTGAGCCCCACCACGCGCCCTCGCGTGTCCAGCAACGGCCCGCCGGAGTTGCCCGGGTTGATGGCCGCGTCTGTCTGGAGCATCCCCTCCAGGATGACGCCGTCGGGCAGCGTGATGGCGCGGTTGATGGCGCTCACCACGCCCAGCGACACCGACTGCTCCAGGCGGAAGGGATTGCCGATGGCCATCACCAGCTGCCCCACGCGCACCGTCTCCGGATCCGCGAGCGGCAGCGTGGGGAAGCCGTCTCCCTCCGCGCGCACCACGGCGAGGTCCGTGGGTGCATCCGCGCCCACCAGCGTGGCCCGGCGCTCCTCGCCGTTGTGGAGCTGCACGGTGAGGCGCCTGGGCGTGCGCATCACCACGTGCCTGTTGGTGAGCACGTAGCCGTCCGGTGTGAGAAACAGGCCGGTGCCGTGGCCGCGTGCGTGCTCCACGCCGACCACCGCCGGAGCCGCGCCGGCCACGAGTCCTTCCAGGTCATCCGACAGCTGCTGCAACAGTTTCATGGTCGGCTCCTTTCAAGACCGCTTGCCCACGGTGATGGGCACCTCGCGCAGCTCGCCCGCGCGCAACACCTTCGCCTGGATGGACGCGCCCACCTTCTCGTCGCCCAGGTAGCCCAGCAGGTCCTCCACGCCGTGCAGCGACTGGCCGCCCAGGCTCACCAGCACGTCGCCGAGCAGCAGCCCGGCCTTCTGCGCGGGGCCGTCCGGATCCACGGAGAGCAGGATGAGGCCCGCCTTCGTGCCGTCGATTTCACGCGGCAGGCGCACCGGGTAGGCGCCCACGCCCAGGTAGCCGCGGCGGATGCCGCCGTGCTCGCGCAGCGAGTTCGCCACGCGCGTCAGCGTGCCGCCGGGGAGGATGACCGCGGCGGTGCGCGAGAAGGCCGCCGTGGGGATGCCCAGGAAGCGGCCCTGCGCGTCCACCAGCGCGCCGCCGGAGAAGCCCGGCGGCAGGTCCGCGTCGGTCTCCAGGTAGCGGTCCACCTGACCGCCCGCGTGCGTGCGCCAGTCCCCGCCGAACGCGCTGACGATGCCCCACGTGGCGCGAGCGGTGCGGCCCGGCCGGCCAATGGCCAGCACCACGTTGCCCACCTTCACGTCATCGAGCGGCGCGGGGGCGAGCGCGGTCAGTCCGGTGACGTCGGCCTTGAGGAGCGCGAGGTCGGTGCTCGGGTCGCGGCCGATGAGCTCGGCGGACACCGAGCGGCCGTCCGCGAGGCCCACCTGGATGGAGCCCTCGTGTTCGACGGCGTGGCTGGTGGTGAGGATGTGGCCGTCGGCATCCCAGACGACGCCGCTCGCGCCCCGGCGACGGCGGGCCTCGACGCGGACGAGGGAGGGAGCGATGCGCTCGACGACGGTGGAGATGGACTGCGAGAGGGACTGGAGGGTGTCGGTGGACATGGCGTGTTCCTTTCGAGCCTGAAACTAAAGGGCTCGAAATCGCGCCACATCGGCGGACCGGGCAGGACGGGGACCTACCCGTTCGGGCAGGACGCCTCTCCCTCCGGAGAGGTGCCTGGTCCTTCAGACAGACTGACCGCGGTTACACCGACTCCGAGAATCGCGCCTTCCACTCCGCTGGGATTTCCCGTGGGCTCCTTGTCTGGACCCACTCCCGCAGTCTTCGTTGGAAGGTACGGACCTCCTCCTCCCAGTCGTCCCATGCAAACGTCCCCTGCTGCCAGTCGGGATTCGCGGCGCCACCGCCAAGGCCGGCGACAATCGAGAGGAGGACGGACTCGTCGCGGCGCTCGAAGGGGAATGCCGGGCAGCCCTGGTCGCAGGAGTCGAGTGTGTAGGTTCCTCCGGCCGCGAACTCGGCCATGCGGCGTTGAATCCGTCCCACCACTCCCCCAGGCACACGTCGTCGGGTCCCCAGAATCCCATCTCGGGAACACGCCTGTCGGCGAGGGTCCAGCGCGCCTCGCCATGGATGTGGGGCTCGTCCTCATTGAGTGCGGTGAGGAGCAGTCGCTCCGTGTCCTCGCCAGGGGCATGCGCGCTCATGAGATCCTGCTCACGGGCGCCTCGGTCATACCGGTACCCC contains the following coding sequences:
- a CDS encoding redoxin domain-containing protein; translation: MKQVFKALALTAAFVSAPVFAADTAEVGKPAPAFTLKDEAGKAHSLSEYKGKVVVLEWTNPECPFVKRHYEAKTMQNTQKGFDAKKVVWLTVDSSSTHDAKSAAEWKKKEGLSQPVLIDTDGKVGKSYAAKTTPHMYVIDAQGVVRYAGAIDNDPRGKEATKVNYVQTAVDALLNGKQVPTATSEPYGCSVKYKS
- a CDS encoding oxygenase MpaB family protein is translated as MTDPEPHARPPQDAVPAGCPVTAGGKQPGPHVPGPVYRKPFWRARLPEVGREIASLDARRDCQRIVHLLTNYEFPFDIVRSTEIALFHTYGSRSVSRLLDRTGEFREHGQKRYDDTRLLIARFMQCGWDVEAGRQSLEQMNHIHSFFRIPNEDFLFVLWTFIDFPIQWMQDYGWRPFTAHEREAWFHYWCEIGRRMGLKDIPADKSAYDAFIRDYEAREFVPNEASHRVAQSTVDILAGWVPRPLRPLVSPISLSLVPPRLLPAIQFESPPAWVGGLVRGALKLRKHVKRHVSLERYPSTLETTLNRTYPGNAYRIEGLGPDYAHREPE
- a CDS encoding DUF6992 family protein, whose product is MASARLVRSCCVLVLLFFAMPGVAQEAPAPDAKAWLAEHNAEAVRVNQTAMGILFGWAVLNIGTGVAGHFASEGETRAFFQANAAWNVVNLVIAGLGYHGQATADPATWDLARSLSEGQRMEKVLLFNAGLDVGYIAFGGWLWERGLRKDSERLRGWGKSVLVQGVFLLVFDGVLTFLNAKLNGELTARLVPAPDGVGLMLTWP
- a CDS encoding S1C family serine protease, with the translated sequence MKLLQQLSDDLEGLVAGAAPAVVGVEHARGHGTGLFLTPDGYVLTNRHVVMRTPRRLTVQLHNGEERRATLVGADAPTDLAVVRAEGDGFPTLPLADPETVRVGQLVMAIGNPFRLEQSVSLGVVSAINRAITLPDGVILEGMLQTDAAINPGNSGGPLLDTRGRVVGLNTLVLPFAQGIGFAVSATTAAWVASLLIQRGRVDRKFLGIAATAVNLEPALAKDTGQPRAVRVLKVQEGTPADDAGLQPDDLLLGINSRPVSSVDDLQRLMALATEEEVHLDVLRKGRRKDVSARARQRREPVAA
- a CDS encoding S1C family serine protease produces the protein MSTDTLQSLSQSISTVVERIAPSLVRVEARRRRGASGVVWDADGHILTTSHAVEHEGSIQVGLADGRSVSAELIGRDPSTDLALLKADVTGLTALAPAPLDDVKVGNVVLAIGRPGRTARATWGIVSAFGGDWRTHAGGQVDRYLETDADLPPGFSGGALVDAQGRFLGIPTAAFSRTAAVILPGGTLTRVANSLREHGGIRRGYLGVGAYPVRLPREIDGTKAGLILLSVDPDGPAQKAGLLLGDVLVSLGGQSLHGVEDLLGYLGDEKVGASIQAKVLRAGELREVPITVGKRS